Genomic DNA from Sphingomonas hankookensis:
CCTTGAGCGTATCGAAGCGCAGGGCGCCGCCGGTGCGATCGTCCGCGAAGGCGGCGCCCCCCGCCTGCTCCCCGATGCCCGGCTGAACGTCGAGGCGCTCAGGAATTTCGATGCAAAGGTCCGCTACAAGGTCGGCAATGTCCGCGCGCGCAGCCTGCCGGTGTCGAATGTCGACCTGACCCTCGACCTGAACGACCGGCTGCTCAAACTCTCGCCGCTGACCTTCGCCATGGCGCGCGGCAATGTCGCGTCGGACATCGTGATCGACGCCCGCCGCCGTCCGGCGGTCACCGATTACGACATCCGCCTGTCGCCGACGCCGATGGGACGGCTGCTCGCCGGCTGGGGCGTCGAAGAAGCCGGCACCACCGGCACGGTCAAGGCGCGCGTCCAGCTGACCGGCACCGGCGACACCGTCCACGACTCGCTTGCCGCCTCCAACGGCCGCATCGCGATCATCCTGCCCGCCGGCAGCTTCTGGACCCGCAATGTCCAGCTGTCCGAACTCGACCTCGGCACCTTCGCGCAGAAGATGTTCGAGGGGAAATTGAAGGAACCGGTGCGGATCAACTGCGGCCTGATCGGCTTCACCGTGCGACAGGGGGTGGCGGCGGCAGACCCGATCCTGATCGATACGCAGAAGAATGTGATGCTCGGGCGTGGCGGCTTCAGCTTCCGCAACGAATCGATCGATCTTGCGGTACGGGCCGATTCGAAGAAATTCTCGCTCTTTGCCGGCCAGTCGCCGGTCGGCATCGGCGGCTATTTCGCGGCACCGCGCTATTCGGTCCTCAGCCCCGAACTGCTGGGCCGCGCCGGCGCCGGACTCGGCCTTGCCACCGTGGTCACCCCGCTCGCCGGTGTGCTGGCCTTTGTCGATCCGGGCGATGCGAAGGGGGCGGCGTGCGGCCCGGTCCTCGCCGGTGCCACCGCCCGGGCGCAGCGCACGACCAAGGGCGAGGCGCGGGACGATGTCGGTCGCGGGACGACGGCCAAGGCGGAAGACGGCCGCTCGAACAAGGGCGAGCGCAAGGAGCAGCGGAAGAAGTTTCTCGGGATTTTTTGAATCACGCGGAGGCGCGGAGAGGTCGCGCCTGTGGCGACCGATTGCGTGCGGGAGACCATCGTCTCCGCTGCAACGATGACTGAACGCCGCTGTCGCGGCAGACTTCCCCGCGAGCGCAACTCCTCCGCGTCTCTGCGCGAAATCTACCTTAAGAACCCTCTTCGCGCCTTCGCGTGAAAATCAGAGAATCCCCGGAAACGCCCCGCCATCGATCAACAGGCTCTGCCCGGTGATGAATCCGGCC
This window encodes:
- a CDS encoding AsmA family protein, coding for MAELSPTEGAPDAPRRRDWRRIAIRTLIGIVAAIVLAWLILFVTKGRFLKGTFERIASSQSGRTVRVAGDFQFYFNPIDLKFLAEGLSVSNPAWAGGGNLFEAKKLDSSTATLTFLFGRRRVNWLELDGARADLHWDAARKRNTWTFGDPNKPGKKLDLPVVRSGIFRDTQIRYRDPQFLLDGTFDLDTTISEGTQFASAIRATGRGTVRGRPFRLTGQLQSPNATIRGGQNQLTARIEVARSVAIVAGTLPGPTQLDGSNLAVRLRGANLADVFAVLGIVTPDTRTYRLTGRMTKDGPDWKFTRLKGVFGDSDLAGSLTVTQREPRLLLTADLTSRRLDIVDMSAFVGYDLERIEAQGAAGAIVREGGAPRLLPDARLNVEALRNFDAKVRYKVGNVRARSLPVSNVDLTLDLNDRLLKLSPLTFAMARGNVASDIVIDARRRPAVTDYDIRLSPTPMGRLLAGWGVEEAGTTGTVKARVQLTGTGDTVHDSLAASNGRIAIILPAGSFWTRNVQLSELDLGTFAQKMFEGKLKEPVRINCGLIGFTVRQGVAAADPILIDTQKNVMLGRGGFSFRNESIDLAVRADSKKFSLFAGQSPVGIGGYFAAPRYSVLSPELLGRAGAGLGLATVVTPLAGVLAFVDPGDAKGAACGPVLAGATARAQRTTKGEARDDVGRGTTAKAEDGRSNKGERKEQRKKFLGIF